One window of Gloeothece citriformis PCC 7424 genomic DNA carries:
- a CDS encoding DUF202 domain-containing protein has protein sequence MNDHNPSSLTNLSNTELAVIRTDLATQRNDLAKDRNRMAAERTLMAWIRTSLSMITFGFGIDRFFHYLKRANIETSVNEINEERVLGLSLITLGVFALAFAIVVHWRTLNNLEQEDFKYTSNWSLGITVAIVLVFIGLASYIPIITQDINLMEIFSLDSQVIQNLASLTVFSIILTLGVEISLEKLLNFWQQPLLLLRSLLAVIVIPPIVVGLILLTFKLPENLAIAIVLLVACPGPALLTKRAAMAGSRREYIINLQVTLALLAIGFTPFTLKFFSVLLPYDPTDVNFLKVAYQVGLVQFLPLSIGLAIRTIWSNSAEEISSFLRIISNTLFFVLSILLLLIGVNTIPLLGGVPILFSILLTGLGLAIGHLLGIGYEADIQSGMAVTTIARNAGLAIFIALLNEQASVVPVIIGILIIGIIAGFPYSIWMKRKITQSVSINNQQLTTNN, from the coding sequence ATGAATGATCACAATCCATCCTCATTGACCAATTTAAGTAATACTGAGTTAGCCGTAATTCGTACAGATTTAGCGACACAGCGCAATGATTTAGCTAAAGATCGTAATCGTATGGCCGCAGAAAGAACCCTAATGGCCTGGATTCGTACCTCTTTATCAATGATTACTTTTGGATTTGGAATTGATCGCTTTTTTCATTATTTAAAACGCGCTAATATAGAAACTTCAGTGAATGAGATTAATGAAGAAAGAGTCTTAGGATTAAGTTTAATTACTTTAGGCGTATTTGCTCTTGCTTTTGCCATTGTCGTTCACTGGCGTACTTTAAACAATTTAGAACAAGAAGATTTTAAATATACCTCTAATTGGTCTTTAGGAATTACAGTAGCTATTGTATTAGTATTTATTGGATTAGCCAGTTATATTCCTATCATTACCCAGGATATAAATCTGATGGAAATTTTTAGTTTAGATAGTCAAGTTATTCAAAATCTCGCTTCTCTAACCGTATTTTCTATTATCCTTACGTTAGGAGTCGAAATCTCCCTAGAAAAACTCCTTAATTTCTGGCAGCAACCTCTACTTTTATTACGTTCTTTATTAGCGGTGATTGTGATTCCTCCTATTGTGGTAGGATTAATTTTACTGACTTTTAAATTACCAGAAAATTTGGCGATCGCTATAGTTTTATTAGTCGCTTGTCCTGGCCCTGCATTGTTGACGAAACGGGCAGCTATGGCCGGATCGCGTAGAGAATATATAATCAATCTTCAAGTAACTTTAGCACTTTTGGCTATTGGATTTACTCCTTTTACTCTCAAATTTTTTAGTGTTTTGTTGCCCTATGATCCTACCGATGTAAATTTTTTAAAAGTAGCCTATCAAGTCGGATTAGTGCAATTTTTACCCTTAAGTATTGGGTTAGCTATCCGAACGATTTGGTCAAATTCGGCGGAGGAAATCAGCAGTTTTTTAAGAATAATTTCTAATACTTTATTTTTCGTTTTGTCTATTCTTTTACTGTTAATTGGGGTTAATACAATTCCTCTTTTAGGAGGAGTTCCTATTTTATTTTCAATTCTTTTAACAGGGCTAGGGTTAGCCATTGGTCATCTTTTGGGTATTGGTTATGAGGCTGATATTCAGTCTGGTATGGCAGTTACAACTATTGCCCGTAATGCTGGATTAGCTATTTTTATTGCCCTTCTTAATGAACAAGCTTCTGTTGTTCCTGTAATTATTGGCATTTTAATTATAGGTATTATAGCAGGGTTTCCCTACTCTATTTGGATGAAGCGAAAAATCACTCAATCTGTTTCTATTAACAACCAACAACTAACAACTAACAACTAA
- a CDS encoding YidH family protein, whose amino-acid sequence MNDPLPSRQPPNMQAELAKERNRAAAERTLMAWIRTCLSLIGFGFGIDSVVSAIRSIDVGQTINPVRFSRILGLAFIALGTYAMIHAAIEHHQELKHIQRDEHYLYIPRRSLGLTVAIALIAIGVFAFMGILMKAYFFT is encoded by the coding sequence ATGAATGATCCTTTGCCTTCTCGTCAACCCCCTAATATGCAAGCAGAATTAGCTAAAGAACGAAACCGGGCTGCTGCTGAGAGGACTTTAATGGCTTGGATTCGTACTTGTTTGTCTTTAATTGGTTTTGGTTTTGGGATTGATAGTGTTGTCAGCGCTATCCGAAGTATAGATGTAGGCCAAACTATTAATCCTGTGCGTTTTTCTCGGATTTTAGGTCTTGCTTTTATTGCTTTAGGGACTTATGCGATGATTCATGCTGCTATAGAACATCATCAAGAATTAAAACATATTCAACGGGATGAGCATTATTTATATATTCCTCGTCGTTCTTTGGGGTTAACTGTTGCCATTGCTTTAATTGCTATTGGTGTTTTTGCTTTTATGGGGATTTTAATGAAAGCTTACTTTTTTACTTAA
- a CDS encoding MarC family protein, whose product MTINFLTRTTKLFLFFLILLGIVWINNISSALAFTSTEKNDFSEHKIINCNEFECKFKLIAQSPFSPQIEPIPKQRIADEILANRTNSQISAFNLFIIFFVTLGPIKIIPTFVRLTQKADKNFRCQLAFISATISTIVIVFVAIIGQNILKVWQIRLPALMITGGILLFLVALKIVMSQYNLSPKAESPENPSLDLAINPLVFPTILPPFGIAIALTFMVMSPQLGISSVITLALLLLVMGLNLICMLAAHPILSFIKPVTLLILGFILGVMQLALGIEFILSGLEIEVLVLQGILRMSN is encoded by the coding sequence ATGACTATTAATTTCTTGACAAGAACAACTAAATTGTTCCTATTTTTTTTAATATTATTAGGAATAGTTTGGATAAATAATATATCGTCAGCATTAGCTTTTACTTCCACAGAAAAAAACGATTTTTCAGAGCATAAAATTATTAATTGTAATGAATTTGAATGTAAGTTTAAATTAATCGCTCAGTCTCCTTTTAGCCCTCAAATCGAGCCTATACCCAAACAAAGAATTGCTGATGAAATCCTTGCCAATCGGACTAACTCACAAATTAGTGCTTTTAATTTGTTTATTATTTTCTTTGTTACTTTGGGTCCGATTAAAATCATTCCCACCTTTGTACGACTCACCCAAAAAGCCGATAAAAATTTCCGTTGTCAATTAGCTTTTATCAGTGCTACAATTTCGACTATTGTTATTGTATTCGTGGCTATTATCGGTCAGAATATTCTTAAAGTTTGGCAAATTCGTTTACCGGCTTTAATGATAACAGGAGGAATTTTACTATTTTTGGTAGCTTTAAAAATTGTCATGTCTCAATATAACCTTAGTCCTAAAGCAGAATCTCCAGAAAACCCTTCTCTAGATTTAGCGATTAATCCTCTGGTTTTTCCGACGATTTTACCTCCCTTTGGAATTGCGATCGCATTAACATTTATGGTAATGTCTCCTCAGTTAGGCATCAGTTCTGTTATCACTTTGGCTTTATTATTATTAGTGATGGGATTAAATTTAATTTGTATGCTAGCTGCCCATCCTATCTTATCTTTTATCAAGCCTGTTACTTTACTAATTTTAGGATTTATCTTAGGAGTAATGCAACTTGCTTTAGGAATTGAATTTATTCTATCAGGACTTGAAATTGAAGTGCTTGTTTTACAAGGCATTTTAAGAATGAGTAATTAA
- a CDS encoding M15 family metallopeptidase, protein MDDIPEAVRNTPRIKPTYPRSLIWVVGGILIIGIASLISITWFFRSSPKSSVESSPSATPAEATPQPSPTLENILGHLPYSEAPASELKAITSDGRIRLRRGAAEKFQEMQAAARKEGIILTAISGFRSVQDQQYLFFKVKEQRNQETKERAEVSAPPGYSEHHTGYAVDIGDGKVPATNLKTSFENTAAFRWLQNNAARYSFELSFPPNNPQGISYEPWHWRYVGDSKSLETFYKAQQLKNN, encoded by the coding sequence ATGGACGATATTCCTGAAGCAGTACGCAATACCCCAAGGATTAAACCAACTTATCCGCGATCGCTTATTTGGGTTGTGGGTGGAATATTAATTATCGGTATTGCGAGCTTAATTAGTATTACATGGTTCTTTCGTTCTTCTCCTAAGTCTTCTGTTGAGTCTTCCCCCTCTGCGACTCCTGCTGAAGCGACTCCTCAACCTAGTCCCACTCTCGAAAATATTTTAGGTCATTTACCTTATTCTGAAGCACCCGCCTCAGAGTTAAAAGCCATCACTTCCGATGGGAGAATTCGTCTGCGTCGAGGAGCAGCAGAGAAATTTCAAGAAATGCAAGCCGCCGCCAGAAAAGAGGGGATAATTTTAACGGCTATTTCTGGGTTTCGCTCAGTTCAAGATCAACAATATTTATTTTTTAAAGTTAAAGAGCAACGTAACCAAGAAACTAAAGAACGAGCCGAAGTCAGTGCCCCTCCAGGCTATAGTGAACATCATACCGGTTATGCTGTTGATATTGGAGACGGCAAAGTCCCGGCAACTAACCTAAAAACCAGTTTTGAAAATACAGCCGCTTTTCGGTGGTTGCAAAATAATGCCGCCCGATATAGCTTTGAATTATCCTTTCCTCCCAATAACCCCCAAGGGATTAGTTATGAACCTTGGCATTGGCGCTATGTTGGAGATAGTAAAAGTTTAGAAACTTTCTACAAAGCACAGCAACTTAAAAATAATTGA
- a CDS encoding SWIM zinc finger family protein, with protein MNHEQISNNQREWWVQRWLELLDSYRFKKRLERGRNYAREGNVLSIDFEGAQVLAKVQGSEPDPYQVSLSIAPFTDEDWNYVIDTLSEKAIFSAQLLAGQMPETIEQVFISNGLNLFPFTLSDVHSRCSCPDKANPCKHIAAVYYQLGDRFSEDPFVMFQLRGRSKENILDALRQRRKKDPLNQPTQPVEKEETTSKTTTNKTKKKSSKEAEKTAINLDEFWKYEEPLDSSLTVIVPPKDQKTLLDVLGRIPLAYAEAEAVEQYLEQVYQVASQQAMITALGRDE; from the coding sequence ATGAACCATGAACAAATCAGCAATAATCAAAGAGAATGGTGGGTACAGCGCTGGTTAGAATTATTAGATTCTTACCGGTTTAAAAAGCGCTTAGAAAGAGGGCGTAACTATGCCAGAGAAGGAAACGTCTTAAGTATTGACTTTGAAGGGGCACAGGTATTAGCAAAAGTCCAAGGAAGTGAACCCGATCCTTATCAAGTTTCTCTGTCTATCGCTCCCTTTACAGATGAAGATTGGAATTATGTGATTGATACCCTCTCCGAAAAAGCGATTTTTTCAGCCCAATTATTAGCCGGACAAATGCCTGAAACTATCGAGCAAGTTTTTATTAGTAATGGGTTAAATTTATTTCCCTTTACCTTATCGGATGTTCATTCTCGGTGTAGTTGTCCGGATAAAGCAAACCCCTGTAAACATATTGCTGCGGTATATTATCAATTAGGCGATCGCTTTAGTGAAGATCCCTTTGTTATGTTTCAATTGCGGGGACGGAGTAAAGAAAATATCTTAGACGCTTTGCGACAACGACGCAAAAAAGACCCCTTAAATCAACCCACGCAACCAGTAGAAAAAGAAGAAACAACAAGCAAAACGACCACGAATAAAACGAAGAAAAAATCCTCAAAAGAAGCAGAAAAAACCGCTATTAATCTGGATGAATTTTGGAAATATGAAGAACCGTTAGACTCTTCTTTAACCGTCATTGTTCCGCCTAAAGACCAAAAAACCCTTTTAGATGTATTAGGAAGAATACCCCTAGCTTATGCAGAAGCAGAAGCAGTTGAACAATATTTAGAACAAGTTTATCAAGTAGCGAGTCAACAAGCCATGATTACCGCTTTAGGACGTGATGAATAA
- a CDS encoding arylsulfatase: MIKYANRRRSHRQIAQSLWAIALTITFFLVEGFFFSNIALAQINNAPLKAAPTPPKKPNIVVIWGDDIGQSDLSIFTKGMMGFKTPNIDRIASEGMLFTDYYAEQSCTAGRSSFITGQSVFRTGLSKVGLPGADIGLQEEDPTIAEMLKPLGYATAQFGKNHLGDKDEFLPTNHGFDEFYGNLYHLNAEEEPELPDYPKPDEFPNFRKKYGPRGVIHSFAGGTIEDTGPLTKKRMETIDDDIANRSVEYIKKQAAAGEPFFMWTNFTHMHFRTHTKPESLGQAGRWQSPYHDTMIDHDKNVGQILDALDETGLGENTIVIYGTDNGPHMNTWPDAAMTPFRGEKDTGWEGAFRVPCMVRWPGHIAPGTVSNEIISNLDWMPTLVAAAGDPDIKEKLLKGYRAGRRSYKVHLDGYNFLPYLTGETSESPRREYFYFSDDGDLLALRYDNWKLHFAQQRKEGTLALWGEPFVKTRIAWLYNLRTDPYERATLTSNTYWDWYLDHVYLLLPAQDFVAAFLNTFKEYPPRQKSASFTIDQVLELLQTPPSS; the protein is encoded by the coding sequence ATGATTAAATATGCTAATCGTCGGCGATCGCACAGACAGATAGCACAAAGTCTATGGGCGATCGCTTTAACTATTACCTTTTTCCTTGTTGAAGGCTTCTTCTTTAGCAATATAGCTTTAGCACAAATCAATAATGCACCCCTTAAGGCTGCACCCACACCCCCTAAGAAACCGAATATTGTTGTCATTTGGGGGGATGATATTGGTCAAAGCGATCTGAGTATCTTTACTAAAGGAATGATGGGCTTTAAAACCCCCAATATTGACCGGATTGCCTCTGAAGGGATGCTTTTTACCGATTATTACGCGGAACAAAGTTGTACCGCCGGGCGTTCCTCTTTTATTACTGGACAAAGCGTATTTCGGACAGGGTTAAGTAAAGTAGGGCTTCCTGGCGCTGATATCGGCTTACAGGAGGAAGATCCCACTATTGCCGAAATGCTTAAACCATTAGGCTATGCTACAGCCCAATTCGGTAAAAATCACCTGGGAGATAAAGACGAGTTTTTACCCACTAATCATGGATTTGATGAGTTTTACGGGAATTTATATCATTTAAATGCAGAGGAAGAACCGGAACTGCCTGACTATCCTAAACCCGACGAATTTCCCAATTTTCGTAAAAAGTATGGGCCTCGTGGAGTCATTCACAGTTTTGCCGGTGGAACTATTGAAGATACAGGGCCTTTAACTAAAAAACGGATGGAAACCATTGATGATGACATTGCTAACCGTTCTGTTGAATATATCAAAAAACAAGCCGCAGCCGGTGAACCCTTCTTTATGTGGACGAACTTCACCCATATGCACTTTCGTACTCATACTAAACCCGAAAGTTTAGGACAAGCCGGACGTTGGCAGTCTCCTTATCATGACACTATGATTGACCATGACAAAAATGTGGGTCAAATTTTAGATGCTTTAGATGAAACTGGACTGGGCGAAAATACTATCGTTATTTATGGGACAGATAACGGCCCCCACATGAACACTTGGCCTGATGCTGCCATGACTCCCTTCCGAGGGGAAAAAGATACGGGTTGGGAAGGTGCTTTCCGAGTTCCCTGTATGGTACGCTGGCCAGGTCATATTGCGCCGGGGACTGTATCCAATGAGATTATATCTAATCTGGATTGGATGCCCACTTTAGTTGCTGCCGCCGGTGATCCTGATATTAAGGAAAAATTACTTAAAGGATACCGAGCCGGACGTAGATCTTATAAAGTACACTTGGATGGTTACAACTTTTTACCCTATCTAACCGGTGAAACCAGCGAAAGTCCTCGGCGAGAATATTTCTACTTTTCTGATGATGGGGATTTACTCGCTCTGCGTTACGATAACTGGAAACTCCATTTTGCTCAACAACGGAAGGAAGGAACTTTAGCCCTCTGGGGTGAACCTTTTGTCAAAACTCGTATTGCTTGGCTTTATAACCTCCGGACTGACCCCTACGAACGAGCAACTCTTACTTCAAATACTTATTGGGACTGGTATCTCGATCATGTTTATTTGTTGTTACCTGCTCAAGATTTTGTGGCTGCTTTTCTAAACACTTTTAAAGAGTATCCGCCCCGTCAGAAATCGGCTAGTTTTACCATCGATCAGGTTTTAGAACTGTTACAAACCCCCCCCAGTAGCTAA
- a CDS encoding YidH family protein, which produces MSSSNKPTGDTNELAKERNRLAAERTLTSWIGNCLVLITFGIGFERIFNAISQSYLNKYLSINLELARIIGLSVIALGIFLLGLAVIQFLMQVNSLNRTDYLYKPFRFINPTIVVGSVILFGVAALFAVFVISTQSK; this is translated from the coding sequence ATGTCTTCTTCTAACAAACCGACTGGAGATACTAATGAATTAGCCAAAGAACGCAATCGCCTTGCTGCTGAACGCACCTTAACAAGCTGGATTGGAAATTGTTTAGTTTTAATTACTTTTGGCATTGGTTTTGAGCGGATTTTTAATGCTATTAGTCAATCTTATCTCAACAAATATTTATCAATTAATCTAGAATTAGCTCGTATAATTGGCTTAAGTGTAATTGCCCTAGGAATTTTTCTGTTAGGGTTAGCAGTTATTCAGTTTTTGATGCAGGTTAACTCTCTTAACCGAACGGATTATTTATATAAACCCTTTCGCTTTATTAATCCTACTATTGTTGTTGGTTCTGTGATTTTATTTGGTGTGGCAGCATTATTTGCTGTTTTTGTCATTTCTACTCAATCTAAATAA